From Pempheris klunzingeri isolate RE-2024b chromosome 16, fPemKlu1.hap1, whole genome shotgun sequence, a single genomic window includes:
- the mllt11 gene encoding protein AF1q gives MMEKSNSQYDSFLFWRQPIPALDLSELEDLGLVGSQLANSKGKDKSSLRTQDEEVGLSEFSSFNYWRAPIADVDALLADLNLLL, from the exons ATGATGGAGAAATCAAACAGCCAATACGACTCCTTCCTCTTCTGGAGGCAGCCGATCCCGGCCCTCGACCTGTCAGAGCTGGAGGACCTGGGTTTGGTTGGCAGTCAGCTGGCCAATAGCAAAGGAAAAGACAAGTCTTCACTGAGGACTCAGGACGAGGAG gttggACTGTCTGAGTTTTCCTCCTTTAACTATTGGAGAGCTCCCATCGCTGACGTGGACGCTCTGCTGGCCGACCTCAACCTGTTGCTCTGA
- the cdc42se1 gene encoding CDC42 small effector protein 1 — MPQDYPQAAVPPPACRAAAESDGRPLDRRSVGMSDFWHKMGCCVVAKPPPKKKRRKIDRSMIGEPTNFIHLTHIGSGEMAEGLQPSGSVQEQMRSKGPNMNGRNSLL; from the exons ATGCCCCAGGACTACCCGCAGGCCGCAGTTCCTCCCCCAGCCTGCAGGGCGGCAGCAGAGAGCGACGGCCGGCCGCTGGACAGGCGGAGCGTCGGCATGAGCGACTTCTGGCACAAGATGGGCTGCTGCGTGGTGGCTAAACCACCGCCg aagaagaagaggaggaagattgATCGCAGTATGATCGGAGAGCCGACAAACTTCATCCACCTCACACACATCGGCTCTGGAGAGATGGCCGAGGGTCTGCAGCCG tCAGGGTCGGTTCAGGAACAGATGAGGTCTAAAGGCCCCAACATGAACGGCAGGAACAGCCTGTTATag